Proteins from a genomic interval of Gordonia sp. SL306:
- a CDS encoding winged helix-turn-helix transcriptional regulator, with product MDLLLLTADPNPESVLPSLSLLAHTVRVAPTEVSSLMEAGNADVAIVDARTDLAAARGLCRLLGSTGSAAPVAAVLTEGGLVAVNADWGLDEFLLPATGPAELDARLRLLVVRTRGMTTEEASGKVTLGELIIDEGTYTARLRGRPLDLTYKEFELLKYLAQNAGRVFTRAQLLQEVWGYDFFGGTRTVDVHVRRLRAKLGSEHESLIGTVRNVGYKAVRPNRGRGSTDTDNSIDVMPDGADGFAADDLDGPLDEEFSATTNGN from the coding sequence ATGGATCTCTTACTGTTGACAGCCGATCCGAATCCGGAGTCCGTCCTGCCATCCCTGTCGTTGCTGGCGCACACCGTGCGGGTGGCGCCGACCGAGGTCTCGTCGTTGATGGAGGCGGGCAACGCCGATGTCGCGATCGTCGACGCGCGGACGGATCTCGCCGCCGCCCGCGGACTCTGCCGGCTGCTCGGCAGCACCGGTTCCGCTGCGCCCGTGGCCGCGGTGCTCACCGAGGGTGGGCTCGTCGCGGTGAACGCCGACTGGGGTCTCGACGAGTTCCTGCTTCCCGCTACCGGACCCGCGGAGCTCGACGCCCGTTTGCGGCTGCTGGTGGTCAGGACCCGGGGGATGACCACCGAGGAGGCCAGCGGCAAGGTCACTCTGGGCGAGTTGATCATCGACGAGGGTACCTACACCGCCCGGTTGCGTGGCCGCCCACTGGATCTGACCTACAAAGAATTCGAACTCCTCAAGTACCTCGCGCAGAACGCCGGTCGTGTGTTCACCAGAGCGCAACTCCTGCAGGAGGTCTGGGGGTACGACTTCTTCGGTGGCACCCGAACGGTCGACGTCCACGTCCGTCGGCTGCGCGCGAAGCTGGGCAGCGAACACGAATCCCTGATCGGTACAGTACGTAACGTCGGGTACAAGGCCGTCCGTCCGAACCGCGGCAGGGGATCGACGGACACCGACAACTCGATAGACGTGATGCCCGACGGGGCAGACGGCTTCGCTGCCGATGATCTCGATGGACCGCTCGACGAGGAGTTCAGTGCCACCACCAACGGGAACTGA
- the mshD gene encoding mycothiol synthase, whose product MPPPTGTDGTGAGLTVADHLAPEAVDFAHGLVRSATDADGVVPLSEQSVTVIDGSSDQVVRHVFSDAGYANVIAGRSGEPAMIEAVVDPARRREGHGRALLVAAFDVAREVTADPAPRVWAHGDLPGAVALAANLGLARRRELLQLRRPLPPAGDALPPLEVDDRTVLRTYEGPADDAEILRVNNAAFDWHPEQGGWTQAQITERVGSDWFDAKGLFLAFDAGSPEHLLGFHWTKVHDPSLGEVYIVGVDPAAQGRGLGRLLTLAGLHHLADHHIGEVELYVEGDNVAALHTYERLGFTRYAIDVAYG is encoded by the coding sequence GTGCCACCACCAACGGGAACTGACGGAACCGGCGCCGGACTGACGGTGGCCGACCATCTGGCCCCTGAGGCCGTCGACTTCGCGCACGGGCTGGTGAGGTCTGCGACCGACGCCGACGGTGTCGTGCCGCTGTCCGAACAGTCGGTGACCGTGATCGACGGATCGTCGGATCAGGTTGTGCGTCATGTCTTCTCGGACGCAGGCTATGCAAATGTGATTGCCGGGCGGTCGGGTGAGCCGGCCATGATCGAAGCCGTCGTCGATCCGGCCCGTCGACGGGAAGGCCACGGTCGGGCGCTTCTCGTCGCGGCGTTCGACGTGGCGCGAGAGGTCACCGCCGATCCGGCGCCGCGGGTCTGGGCGCATGGCGACCTGCCCGGTGCGGTGGCGCTCGCCGCGAACCTGGGTCTGGCCCGGCGCCGCGAACTGTTGCAGCTGCGTCGGCCGCTCCCGCCGGCCGGCGACGCACTGCCGCCACTCGAGGTCGACGACCGAACCGTGTTGCGTACCTACGAGGGTCCCGCCGACGATGCGGAGATCCTGCGGGTCAACAACGCAGCGTTCGACTGGCATCCGGAACAGGGCGGATGGACGCAGGCGCAGATCACCGAACGGGTCGGGAGTGACTGGTTCGACGCGAAAGGGCTGTTCCTCGCATTCGACGCCGGGAGCCCGGAACACCTGCTCGGCTTCCACTGGACGAAGGTGCATGACCCGAGCCTGGGAGAGGTCTACATCGTCGGCGTCGATCCCGCGGCCCAGGGTCGCGGACTCGGCAGGCTGCTGACCCTGGCGGGGCTGCATCATCTCGCCGATCACCACATCGGCGAGGTGGAACTGTACGTCGAGGGCGACAACGTGGCCGCGCTGCACACATATGAGCGGCTCGGTTTCACGAGGTATGCGATCGACGTCGCCTACGGGTGA
- a CDS encoding DUF1416 domain-containing protein translates to MCAAPKQGQKLPAGVDVEKETVLTGQVNDSEGTPVAGAFVRLLDSTGEFTAEVVASPTGDFRFFAAPGTWTLRALSSVGNGDVTISPEGPGVHEHDIVVKK, encoded by the coding sequence ATGTGTGCTGCACCCAAGCAAGGGCAGAAGCTGCCCGCAGGCGTCGATGTCGAGAAGGAGACCGTCCTGACCGGGCAGGTCAACGACTCCGAGGGCACGCCGGTCGCCGGCGCGTTCGTCCGGCTGCTCGACTCGACCGGTGAGTTCACCGCTGAGGTCGTGGCCAGCCCCACCGGCGACTTCCGCTTCTTCGCCGCCCCCGGCACGTGGACGCTGCGTGCGCTGTCCTCGGTCGGCAACGGTGACGTGACCATCTCGCCGGAAGGGCCCGGCGTGCACGAGCACGACATCGTCGTCAAGAAGTAG
- the pstB gene encoding phosphate ABC transporter ATP-binding protein PstB — translation MAKRLDIKDLNIYYGAFHAVKDVTLEVPPRCITAFIGPSGCGKSTVLRTLNRMHEVTPGAYATGKVLLDSEDIYAKGVDPVSVRATIGMVFQRPNPFPTMSIRDNVVAGLKLQGVRNKAQLDEVAERSLRGANLWDEVKDRLDKPGGGLSGGQQQRLCIARAIAVSPDVLLMDEPCSALDPISTLAIEDLMGELKKEYTIVIVTHNMQQAARVSDQTAFFNLEGIGQPGQLVELNDTETMFSSPLKQETEDYISGRFG, via the coding sequence ATGGCCAAGCGCCTCGACATCAAAGATCTGAACATCTATTACGGCGCATTCCACGCGGTGAAGGATGTGACGCTGGAGGTGCCGCCGCGCTGCATCACCGCCTTCATCGGCCCGTCGGGCTGCGGCAAATCCACGGTGCTGCGCACGCTCAATCGCATGCACGAGGTGACGCCCGGGGCCTACGCGACCGGCAAGGTGCTCCTCGACAGCGAGGACATCTACGCCAAGGGCGTCGACCCGGTGAGCGTGCGCGCGACCATCGGCATGGTCTTCCAGCGGCCGAACCCGTTCCCCACCATGTCGATTCGCGACAACGTGGTGGCCGGCCTCAAGCTCCAGGGCGTGCGGAACAAGGCCCAGCTCGACGAGGTCGCCGAGCGTAGCCTGCGCGGTGCCAACCTGTGGGACGAGGTCAAGGACCGGCTCGACAAGCCCGGTGGCGGTCTGTCAGGTGGTCAGCAGCAGCGACTCTGCATCGCGCGAGCGATCGCGGTGTCGCCGGATGTGCTGCTCATGGACGAACCGTGCTCGGCGCTCGACCCCATCTCGACCCTGGCGATCGAGGACCTGATGGGTGAGCTCAAGAAGGAGTACACGATCGTCATCGTGACCCACAACATGCAGCAGGCCGCGCGCGTCAGCGATCAGACCGCGTTCTTCAACCTGGAGGGCATCGGTCAGCCGGGGCAGCTCGTGGAGCTTAACGACACCGAGACGATGTTCTCCAGCCCGCTCAAGCAGGAGACCGAGGACTACATCTCGGGCCGCTTCGGCTGA
- the pstS gene encoding phosphate ABC transporter substrate-binding protein PstS, whose product MKINRNGALAAVSTIAMVALVSACSSGGDTKTISGEGSTAQQKAMEHFSDVLTDNGDIVMDYTGSGSGDGIKKFIAGDVDFAGSDSALKPQEAASAKERCNGNDAWHIPLVAGPVAVAYNVEGVDNLKLNPTVLAGIFDSKITKWNDPAIAALNPGVALPAENIVPVHRSDSSGTTDNFQQFLQASAPQAWPYEHSKEFQGKGGSAAAKSTGVGDTVKKTPGSITYVEWGFATENNLGVAQVDFGAGPVALNAGSAGKALDSVKFKTPGSKDLVVDTDALFASKTAGAYPLMLTTYEIVCSTGYADDSISSTLKEAFTTALNSGQDGLAEIGYVPLPAAYKATLQGTIDSLTGSAGGQNS is encoded by the coding sequence GTGAAGATCAATCGGAACGGTGCGTTGGCGGCGGTATCGACCATTGCGATGGTCGCCCTGGTCAGTGCATGCAGTAGTGGCGGGGACACCAAGACGATCAGCGGCGAGGGCTCGACGGCGCAGCAGAAGGCGATGGAGCACTTCAGCGACGTGCTGACCGACAACGGCGACATCGTGATGGATTACACGGGCAGTGGCTCGGGGGACGGCATCAAGAAGTTCATCGCCGGTGACGTCGACTTCGCGGGTTCGGATTCGGCACTCAAGCCCCAAGAGGCCGCGTCGGCGAAGGAACGCTGCAACGGCAACGACGCGTGGCACATCCCCCTGGTGGCCGGCCCGGTGGCGGTCGCCTACAACGTGGAGGGTGTCGACAACCTCAAGCTCAACCCGACGGTGCTCGCAGGCATCTTCGACTCCAAGATCACCAAGTGGAACGATCCGGCAATCGCGGCGTTGAACCCCGGCGTCGCTCTGCCTGCCGAGAACATCGTGCCGGTGCACCGCAGCGACAGCTCGGGCACCACCGACAACTTCCAGCAGTTCCTCCAGGCGTCGGCACCGCAGGCCTGGCCGTACGAGCACAGCAAGGAGTTCCAGGGCAAGGGCGGCTCCGCCGCAGCCAAGTCGACCGGCGTCGGTGACACCGTCAAGAAGACCCCGGGCTCGATCACCTATGTCGAGTGGGGTTTCGCCACCGAGAACAACCTGGGTGTGGCCCAGGTCGACTTCGGTGCGGGACCGGTCGCGCTGAATGCCGGGTCGGCAGGCAAGGCTCTGGACTCGGTCAAGTTCAAGACCCCGGGCAGCAAGGACCTCGTGGTGGACACCGACGCGCTCTTCGCCTCGAAGACCGCCGGGGCGTACCCGCTGATGCTGACCACCTACGAGATCGTGTGCTCGACGGGCTACGCCGACGACAGCATCAGTTCGACCCTGAAGGAGGCCTTCACCACCGCCCTGAATTCGGGTCAGGACGGCCTCGCCGAGATCGGCTACGTGCCGCTGCCGGCCGCCTACAAGGCGACATTGCAGGGCACCATCGACAGCCTGACCGGTAGTGCTGGCGGCCAGAACTCCTGA
- the pstA gene encoding phosphate ABC transporter permease PstA, which yields MSVTIDTRPSEPVKKRPSGFQPVATRRKIVNQSTRILVSAALLIALVPLIWLVVTLIARGIEPILDPQWWFSAERRGGAANAIVGTLVQTALAAVISVPLGIFVAIYLVEYSNGKSFLARTTTFMVDILSGVPSIVAALFIYAVWRTSLGLPRMGFVVSLALVLLMVPLVVRATEEMLKIVPQDLREASYALGIPKWKTIARVVLPTALSGIVTGVMLAIARVMGESAPVLILVGSTRAMNWNPFAGNQESLPLMMVQQYNNGPGAFDKVWGAALTLVILVAIVYFGAKAVAKLFAPKTS from the coding sequence ATGTCCGTGACCATCGATACGCGGCCGAGTGAACCCGTCAAGAAGCGCCCGTCCGGGTTCCAGCCGGTGGCCACCCGGCGCAAGATCGTCAATCAGTCCACGCGGATTCTGGTGTCGGCTGCGCTCCTGATCGCGCTGGTACCACTCATATGGCTGGTCGTGACGCTCATCGCGCGCGGGATCGAACCGATCCTCGACCCACAATGGTGGTTCTCCGCCGAGCGCAGGGGCGGGGCAGCCAACGCGATCGTCGGCACTCTCGTCCAGACCGCGCTGGCCGCGGTGATATCTGTTCCGCTCGGCATCTTCGTGGCGATCTACCTGGTCGAGTACAGCAACGGCAAGTCGTTCCTCGCGCGCACCACGACCTTCATGGTCGACATCCTGTCCGGTGTCCCGTCGATCGTGGCCGCCCTGTTCATCTATGCCGTCTGGCGCACCTCGCTCGGGTTGCCGCGAATGGGATTCGTGGTGTCGCTCGCATTGGTGCTGCTGATGGTGCCACTGGTGGTCCGCGCGACCGAGGAGATGCTCAAGATCGTCCCGCAGGATCTGCGAGAGGCGTCATACGCACTGGGTATCCCGAAATGGAAGACGATTGCGCGAGTTGTCCTCCCGACGGCGTTGTCGGGCATCGTCACCGGCGTGATGCTGGCCATCGCGCGTGTGATGGGCGAATCCGCCCCGGTGCTGATCCTGGTCGGATCGACACGGGCGATGAACTGGAATCCGTTCGCCGGCAACCAGGAATCGCTCCCGCTGATGATGGTGCAGCAGTACAACAACGGTCCCGGAGCCTTCGACAAGGTGTGGGGCGCGGCGCTCACTCTGGTCATCCTGGTCGCGATCGTGTACTTCGGCGCCAAAGCCGTGGCGAAGTTGTTCGCCCCCAAGACCTCCTGA
- the pstC gene encoding phosphate ABC transporter permease subunit PstC: protein MTSLSQNQGEHAEGGPLGAAPSPDLPPEAQPSDLTTAKHSRLGDQIFRTLSVGSGVLVSVVIALIAIFLLAQAIPSLAKNTANFFTYQGEWITTGTELKFGIPQLFYATVVVSVIALILAMPVALGISIFVTEYAPKRFVGPITYTVDLLAAIPSIVYGLWGILVLGPALVPVNNWLVGNLGFLPFFQEPSQVANMSTGGTMLTAGIVLAIMILPIITAVTREVFMQTPTAHREAALALGATKWEVVKVSVLPFGFSGYISGGMLGLGRALGETMALLLIISTAGPIDFNLMESGETFATKIANNAAEFDSPSKTGAYISAGLTLFVLTFVVNAAARAVVARRKK, encoded by the coding sequence ATGACCTCACTCAGCCAGAATCAGGGCGAGCACGCCGAGGGTGGTCCGCTGGGTGCAGCGCCGTCGCCTGACCTGCCGCCCGAGGCGCAGCCCAGTGATCTCACGACCGCCAAGCACAGCAGACTCGGCGACCAGATCTTCCGCACGCTGTCGGTCGGCTCGGGTGTCCTGGTCTCGGTCGTCATCGCGCTGATTGCGATCTTCCTACTGGCACAGGCGATTCCGTCGCTCGCAAAGAACACCGCCAACTTCTTCACCTACCAGGGCGAGTGGATCACCACCGGGACCGAACTGAAGTTCGGCATCCCCCAACTCTTCTACGCCACCGTCGTGGTGTCGGTGATCGCCTTGATCCTGGCCATGCCCGTCGCGCTGGGGATCTCGATCTTCGTGACGGAATACGCGCCGAAACGCTTCGTCGGGCCCATCACCTACACGGTCGACCTGCTCGCCGCGATCCCGTCCATCGTCTACGGCCTGTGGGGCATCCTGGTTCTCGGGCCCGCGCTGGTCCCGGTCAACAACTGGCTGGTCGGCAACCTCGGCTTCCTCCCGTTCTTCCAGGAACCCAGCCAGGTCGCGAACATGTCGACCGGTGGCACCATGCTCACCGCAGGCATCGTGCTGGCGATCATGATCCTGCCGATCATCACCGCGGTCACCCGCGAGGTGTTCATGCAGACGCCGACGGCCCATCGTGAGGCGGCTCTCGCGCTCGGTGCCACCAAGTGGGAGGTCGTGAAGGTCTCGGTGCTGCCGTTCGGGTTCTCCGGATACATCAGCGGCGGCATGCTCGGCCTCGGCCGTGCGCTGGGCGAGACGATGGCCCTGTTGCTGATCATCTCGACGGCCGGGCCGATCGACTTCAACCTGATGGAGAGCGGCGAGACCTTCGCGACGAAGATCGCCAACAATGCGGCCGAGTTCGACTCACCGTCGAAGACCGGCGCGTACATCTCGGCAGGCCTGACCTTGTTCGTTCTGACGTTCGTCGTCAATGCCGCCGCGCGCGCGGTCGTCGCCCGGAGGAAGAAGTGA
- a CDS encoding DUF2993 domain-containing protein, with protein MSRFAVNKASGGGRQRVSRRRYGHRHRGRRILGVGIVGLVVVALILLLTDTVAAMRTEHDFSRALLSSPRVTYEPEVTISGFPFLTHARAGDFGGAVITARGVAVSCPSAAGCRAELGATMGRWSTTNGFDIESSDLLHTASVDAYTRLDSVNLGRMLGILDLTVNTPAPEDKAGGGGPGDGLLHRTSGVLLTGTVPLPPIPAGTHIPPSAAAYPGPKVKVSVAVDLSVIDGRLRISASDFYRGPEEHVDADVADDLRGYVLSRFTVTLPPMPLPWQTTPTEAHSEGSDVLLTGTRGTTDLVPSDF; from the coding sequence ATGTCGCGTTTCGCTGTTAACAAGGCGTCCGGGGGAGGCCGACAGCGTGTATCTCGGCGCCGATACGGGCACCGGCACCGGGGACGTCGGATTCTGGGTGTCGGCATCGTCGGGTTGGTCGTGGTCGCCCTGATACTGCTTCTCACCGACACCGTCGCCGCGATGCGCACCGAACATGATTTCTCCCGGGCATTGCTCTCGTCACCACGCGTGACGTATGAGCCCGAGGTCACCATCAGCGGGTTTCCCTTCCTGACCCATGCGCGCGCCGGCGACTTCGGCGGCGCGGTGATCACCGCCCGCGGCGTTGCGGTCAGCTGCCCGTCCGCTGCGGGCTGCCGTGCCGAACTCGGCGCCACCATGGGCCGGTGGTCGACGACGAACGGCTTCGACATCGAGTCGAGTGACTTACTGCACACTGCGTCGGTGGACGCCTACACACGGCTGGATTCGGTGAATCTCGGACGGATGCTCGGCATCCTCGATCTGACGGTCAACACCCCCGCGCCCGAGGACAAAGCGGGCGGTGGCGGGCCGGGCGACGGACTCCTGCACCGCACCTCGGGCGTGTTGCTGACCGGAACCGTTCCCTTGCCACCGATTCCCGCAGGAACACACATTCCGCCGTCGGCGGCGGCGTACCCCGGTCCGAAGGTGAAGGTCAGCGTCGCGGTGGACCTCTCCGTGATCGACGGCCGCTTACGCATCTCCGCATCCGACTTCTATCGCGGCCCCGAGGAACACGTCGACGCCGACGTCGCGGACGATCTCCGTGGATATGTGCTGTCGCGCTTCACGGTGACGCTCCCCCCGATGCCGCTGCCCTGGCAGACCACACCGACCGAGGCCCACAGCGAGGGCAGCGACGTCCTCCTGACCGGAACGCGCGGCACGACCGACCTCGTCCCGAGCGACTTCTGA
- a CDS encoding sulfurtransferase, translated as MARSDVLVSADWAEQNLNTDGIVFVEVDEDTSAYDGGHIAGAVKIDWKTDLQDPVRRDFVDAEQFSKLLSERGISNDDTVVLYGGNNNWFAAYAYWYFKLYGHNEVKLLDGGRKKWELDGRPLSTDSVSRPATTYKAAEPDLTIRAFRDETVAAIGNKNLVDVRSPDEFSGKILAPAHLPQEQSQRPGHIPGAINVPWSKAANEDGTFKSDEDLAELYSEAGLDGEKETIAYCRIGERSSHTWFVLKELLGHQNVKNYDGSWTEYGSLVGVPVELGEGK; from the coding sequence ATGGCACGTTCCGACGTCCTGGTCAGCGCCGACTGGGCTGAGCAGAACCTCAACACCGACGGAATCGTCTTCGTCGAGGTCGACGAGGACACCTCCGCCTACGACGGCGGCCACATCGCCGGCGCCGTGAAGATCGACTGGAAGACCGACCTGCAGGATCCGGTCCGTCGCGACTTCGTCGATGCCGAGCAGTTCTCCAAGCTGCTCAGCGAGCGCGGCATCTCCAATGACGACACCGTCGTCCTCTACGGCGGCAACAACAACTGGTTCGCGGCGTACGCCTACTGGTACTTCAAGCTCTACGGCCACAACGAGGTCAAGCTCCTCGACGGCGGCCGTAAGAAGTGGGAGCTCGACGGCCGCCCGCTGTCGACCGACTCGGTGAGCCGTCCGGCCACCACCTACAAGGCCGCCGAGCCCGATCTGACCATCCGCGCGTTCCGTGACGAGACAGTCGCCGCCATCGGCAACAAGAACCTTGTCGACGTGCGCAGCCCAGACGAGTTCTCCGGCAAGATCCTCGCGCCTGCCCACCTCCCCCAGGAGCAGAGCCAGCGTCCCGGCCACATCCCCGGCGCCATCAACGTGCCGTGGAGCAAGGCCGCCAACGAAGACGGCACGTTCAAGAGCGACGAGGATCTCGCCGAGCTGTACTCCGAGGCGGGCCTCGACGGCGAGAAGGAAACCATCGCCTACTGCCGCATCGGCGAGCGTTCCAGCCACACCTGGTTCGTGCTGAAGGAACTGCTGGGCCACCAGAACGTGAAGAACTACGACGGCAGCTGGACCGAATACGGCTCGCTGGTCGGCGTGCCCGTCGAGCTCGGAGAAGGAAAGTAA
- a CDS encoding alpha/beta fold hydrolase, whose amino-acid sequence MTNEYKHLDLHGDRVAYRDAGDGDTLLLIHGMAGSSATWDAVIPALARRYRIIAPDLPGHGDSDKPRGDYSLGAFAAFLRDLLDEIGIDKVTVIGQSLGGGVAMQFTYQHPDYCERLVLIGSGGLGPDVNWMLRFLAAPGAELILPIIAPKPVLRVGETVRSWASSAGIRSPRADQTWRAYASLSDAATRRAFLRTLRAVVDHRGQAVSALNRLYLNAELPTQLIWGDKDNIIPVAHGIAAHEAIPGSRLEILPGVGHYPHAEAPDKVVRILDDFLTEAPARARKLG is encoded by the coding sequence GTGACGAACGAGTACAAACATCTCGACCTTCACGGCGACCGAGTCGCCTATCGCGATGCCGGCGACGGCGACACACTGCTGCTCATCCACGGGATGGCCGGCAGCTCCGCCACCTGGGATGCCGTGATCCCCGCCCTCGCCCGGCGCTACCGCATCATCGCACCGGATCTGCCCGGGCACGGCGACTCCGACAAGCCCCGCGGCGACTATTCCCTGGGGGCCTTCGCGGCCTTCCTGCGTGACCTGCTCGACGAGATCGGGATCGACAAGGTCACGGTGATCGGCCAATCGCTCGGTGGCGGGGTCGCGATGCAGTTCACCTACCAACACCCCGACTACTGCGAGCGTCTCGTGTTGATCGGCAGTGGCGGGCTGGGGCCCGACGTCAATTGGATGCTGAGGTTCCTCGCCGCCCCCGGCGCGGAACTCATCCTCCCCATCATTGCTCCGAAACCTGTTCTGCGGGTGGGTGAGACGGTTCGGTCGTGGGCCTCGTCGGCCGGTATCCGCTCGCCACGGGCGGATCAGACCTGGCGGGCTTATGCCTCGTTGTCCGACGCCGCGACGCGGCGGGCGTTCCTCCGGACGCTACGAGCGGTGGTCGACCACCGCGGCCAGGCGGTCAGCGCCCTGAACCGGTTGTACCTCAACGCCGAATTGCCGACCCAGTTGATCTGGGGTGACAAGGACAACATCATCCCGGTTGCGCACGGGATCGCCGCACACGAGGCCATCCCGGGGAGCCGCCTCGAGATCCTGCCGGGGGTGGGCCACTATCCGCACGCCGAGGCGCCCGACAAGGTGGTACGGATCCTGGACGACTTCCTGACCGAGGCACCGGCACGGGCACGGAAACTCGGCTGA